In Ooceraea biroi isolate clonal line C1 chromosome 6, Obir_v5.4, whole genome shotgun sequence, the genomic stretch TAACAATCGTCATAGTTAAACTCAAGAATCAGATTAGCAGCTATGAAATTTTCTTTGACTTTTTTTCGAAACAGCTGCATGGccagattttaattttcaaagtaCTGTCACAAGAGTAACGATAACTTACACTAATATTTTTCCAGTGTGGATGAAGGATGGAAAGGGCTGACGAATGCTTTAGCTGGGCTACTTTGTGCATCGTTAAATTTCGTTGACGCATCCAATAGCATGTCACCAGAATTTAGTTTTCGTCCTACTGGCGTCACGGATGGACCAGTAGATTCAAAGTACTTGCGTTACTCATCGTTACCAAGGGAGATAGTCTGTACCGAAAATCTGACACCGTTCAAGAAATTATTACCTTGCGACTCAAAGGTATCAGTACATTCCATGCTATGCTATTACGTCTATCTCGTTAGGTTTCGCTGTAACAGCTGGCTTTTTCTAGAGAGGTCTGGCAACATTGTTAAATTCCGCGcatatacataatacaaaTTATCACTCCCTTGGCATACATTTTCGATCAATATGTCGTGACGCAACTTGCACAAGAACATCCCTGGAATTACGGCAAACTGTCTCGTTGTTGTACGATATCGTGACAGACGTGAATCAGGTAAAGAGACAAATATAAAACGTCTCATCATTGTCGCACAACTTACAGATTGTTTCTGTTTCTTCTATTCTATCCAGGATTGGTCGATACGAAAGTTTTTTGGCATGGGGCTGAGCAGTGCATGCCCGCTTGCAACGTTGAGCAACATATACGTTGACATATCGGACAACAATACAAACGTGTACGAATTAACACCAACACCAAGCGCAAAACTCGTTAGCCTGCGTGGAGGACAACGGAATGAAATCGCGGTATATGACATTAGGGCTCACTCCAGCAAAGGAATATTTAATGTTGCCGCTGTACACAGTACACCGAAGAGTAGCTCTATAAATTATCCTTCAGTTCTCTATGCGAATAGATATATTATCGGTATGTACAGTTTGAaagcaattttaattgtaaaagaaaCAACTTTGTCGTGTgtttattgatatattcatGTGAATGAATCAACTTTTTTAGGCTATGGTCAAGAAAGGGGGAGTTTAGTGAGCAAGTTGTACAACAATCACTGGCAGGCGTTAGATGTGATCCTATTGGAAAATATTCCATGGTATTTGTCAATTTACTTACATTCCATTACGATAACTCGACATGGGCAAAAAATTCGTCCACGTAAGCaaagcaaaataataaatttgatatgtatttataagaaagaaatttggGGGATGAACTACTGGGTGTTAGGCCTACTTATAGCATAGCATCCATATAATGATTTAAGCAACCACTATACAATTtgcaaaaaagttttattatcataaaaacTGTGACATATAGGTAAGTGTAGATAGCGATATTCGATGATATTGTTACAGTGGCGCAACGTTATCTAcctggaaaagaaagagaaagcccATATTACTTAGAGTTAATCTTGCGCCTACCACCACATTCGGTAACAAAGATTTCCATCGACATGGATTATTTGTTCCTAAAATGGCAGGAATATCCGCCGGATGCTAATCATGGTTTTTATATGGGACCAGCCATTATTACGGCATTGTTACCCATAGCTAGAAATTATACCGCTTTACCGCTCGATGGAAGTACAATCACTTCGAGGTTTGTACAGTCTCTTCGCAAATCAGCAAACTAACGCTAGAATGAGAATCCTTTCCTTTCAGCGAGTTGACAGACAATTTAACTTGCAGCTTTAATGCTTCGAGGGACGATTATCTGGTACAATTACGGACAGAGTCATTGCTGATCAGTCTTCCGACTCCCGACTTCAGTATGCCATATAACGTTATATGTCTGGCTTGTACAGCAGTCGCGTTGGCATTCGGCCCGCTTCACAACATCTCCACGAAGAGATTGGTTTTAAAGCGCATCGAAAAGGATTGGAaaggtaaattattttccttctttGCAGGAAAGGTATTCGGTAGGAAGAGAAAACAGGACTAAAAGAACTACGAATAAATGTATGCATTACAAATGTGTAAACATGATccatgatttaaataaataatatgcgtTTACGTATTGTCACTGGTGATTATTTTCAATGGTTCTGATAAAGAAAACTTTCTCTTATAAACAATTATCTCGAAGTTACCTCGCAGCATCTGTTGATCACAGATTCCTCCGAGAacatttggaggaagaaaattCTAATAGCTTTCAGCAATGTAATTAGGAAATTGCAACTTTAAGCCTTCCTACAAAATTACCATTATGATTTTCGTGTGCAAATATATACCTATGATGTAAAACAAATTTGTTCTTCTTAAAAGTcaatcattttgtaaaattttatatttgccaCGAAAGTATTAAAAAGTGCACTCGTGTCCTCTTCTGTGTGCTATgtatctgtgtgtgtgtgtgtgtgtgtgtgtgaatattcaaaatatacttacttaaatcaaaatttactttttctctttttatattaatattatataatagcaGACTTTTTTctataacaaattatatcaTTCGGCTATCGTACACCCGTGACAAGATTCCAGTATATTCTACTTGAACTTGACTCGATGATTCCTCTTACTCGTGATACAATCTCCGACTGCGAGCGATACTtgtattacaaaaaaaaacaaaaaaccaagAAATTACAACAATTACGCGGTAATCGGTAACTCAATATTCCAATTGTTATCAAccaatcattaaaataataaataaagaaaacacgTGCACGTGTGTTGTGTGCAAGCAGAGCACAAGTTATCTCGTCAATAACTTATTGTGTACGCGTTTATCTCTAATTAACTCGTACATATCGTGTATGGATTTCGTATTTACGATGATCAACTTGATCGGAGAGGATCGGAGAAAAGTATTACGTGTTCGTTTAACAGATGATTAACAGTTAATTTCTATCTGCGTTCGGAACTCTGCTCGATAACTA encodes the following:
- the LOC105276505 gene encoding GPI transamidase component PIG-T, giving the protein MITLPIFMLFISYCLININTCDCTYYDYNDFFDEELMLKPLSNNHVYAYFQFTTVWEAVKCTEILQHSHFFPRGLGEIIGRHNVDELHVSLTEGLWNYQKWGYPFHDAGPGAEIIAWFNKNITNVDEGWKGLTNALAGLLCASLNFVDASNSMSPEFSFRPTGVTDGPVDSKYLRYSSLPREIVCTENLTPFKKLLPCDSKRGLATLLNSAHIHNTNYHSLGIHFRSICRDATCTRTSLELRQTVSLLYDIVTDVNQDWSIRKFFGMGLSSACPLATLSNIYVDISDNNTNVYELTPTPSAKLVSLRGGQRNEIAVYDIRAHSSKGIFNVAAVHSTPKSSSINYPSVLYANRYIIGYGQERGSLVSKLYNNHWQALDVILLENIPWYLSIYLHSITITRHGQKIRPLAQRYLPGKERESPYYLELILRLPPHSVTKISIDMDYLFLKWQEYPPDANHGFYMGPAIITALLPIARNYTALPLDGSTITSSFNASRDDYLVQLRTESLLISLPTPDFSMPYNVICLACTAVALAFGPLHNISTKRLVLKRIEKDWKGKLFSFFAGKVFGRKRKQD